In Fibrobacter sp., the following are encoded in one genomic region:
- a CDS encoding PDZ domain-containing protein — protein sequence MEKQEHPRKTLIGRAPFTGIVIMIVVVAGLVVDATRADGDSFYSDIIRLDNVATKIHQNYVEEMPSKDLIDNAIRGMLQILDPHTSYFEAKQYEELKIHTEGKFGGLGIQISIRDKVLTVMTPIAGTPASRAGIQSGDQIIKIDGKPTAGITIDNAVKKLRGEPNTKVSITIRRKGEPKDIDYTIAREIITIKSVPYYGVLSNDIGYVHLQTFSQEAGAEVERAVKELLKKNIKGLVFDLRHNPGGLLPQAIEVAEKFLPRKALVVSTRGRIRGQNKEFYSASQPVLPENLPLAVLVDYASASASEIVAGAIQDWDRGIVLGDTTFGKGSVQSILPLDKTHHLKLTTAFYYTPSGRCINRPENAIRGGSGSDISSEEEELEKSETEEESKAKDTKIDTTQYKTKNGRIVYGSGGVIPDSVVEQRIPSFPVRSLFGKDAFFQFANLEYPRLKKKKIKIDGNFQITDEIMKDFYNYLDSVKFNYQSLSQLRYEEFKLGTGLKDTTDSTGKSISIYPEKPNWSQSELEELKKISSKLDSILTVESKRSLSENESEIKRYLREALLVREFGQDHEIYYRSKLTEDEQMKAAINILVDTNTYSKLLNPKAIKQAEVKK from the coding sequence ATGGAAAAGCAGGAACATCCCAGAAAAACCCTGATTGGCAGAGCGCCGTTTACCGGTATTGTAATCATGATAGTAGTTGTAGCCGGGCTGGTGGTGGATGCTACCAGGGCAGACGGGGACAGTTTCTATTCAGATATAATCCGTCTGGATAATGTCGCCACAAAAATACATCAGAATTATGTTGAGGAGATGCCCTCTAAGGACCTTATTGACAATGCTATCCGTGGGATGCTTCAGATACTCGATCCCCACACAAGTTATTTCGAGGCCAAGCAGTATGAGGAGCTGAAGATTCATACTGAGGGTAAGTTTGGAGGGTTGGGGATTCAGATCTCTATCCGGGACAAGGTGCTTACAGTGATGACTCCGATAGCTGGTACACCTGCATCGAGAGCCGGAATTCAGTCGGGTGACCAGATCATAAAGATCGACGGGAAACCCACTGCGGGAATAACCATTGACAATGCCGTAAAGAAGCTGCGCGGAGAGCCCAATACAAAAGTTTCTATCACTATACGCCGCAAAGGTGAACCGAAGGATATCGATTACACGATCGCCCGGGAGATAATAACGATCAAGTCTGTTCCTTACTACGGGGTTCTCAGCAATGATATCGGGTATGTTCATCTGCAGACTTTCTCCCAGGAAGCAGGGGCAGAGGTAGAGAGAGCGGTCAAAGAACTTTTGAAGAAGAATATCAAGGGACTGGTATTTGATCTGCGCCACAATCCCGGCGGACTTCTTCCTCAGGCGATAGAGGTGGCAGAGAAATTTCTTCCCAGAAAGGCTCTTGTGGTATCTACCCGGGGAAGAATACGGGGGCAGAATAAAGAGTTTTACTCAGCCAGTCAGCCTGTTTTGCCGGAAAATCTTCCTCTGGCAGTGCTGGTAGACTATGCCAGTGCCAGCGCCTCCGAGATTGTCGCAGGGGCGATTCAGGACTGGGACAGAGGAATAGTTTTAGGTGACACTACTTTCGGCAAGGGATCTGTTCAGAGCATTCTTCCTCTAGATAAAACTCATCACCTGAAGCTTACTACTGCTTTTTACTATACACCGTCAGGACGATGTATCAACCGGCCGGAAAATGCCATAAGAGGAGGCAGCGGGTCTGATATTTCCAGCGAAGAGGAAGAACTGGAAAAGAGCGAAACTGAAGAGGAATCCAAGGCAAAGGATACCAAGATCGATACTACGCAGTACAAGACTAAAAACGGCAGAATCGTTTATGGAAGCGGAGGTGTGATTCCTGATTCTGTTGTTGAGCAGAGGATTCCCAGCTTTCCGGTAAGGTCATTGTTTGGCAAGGATGCATTCTTCCAGTTCGCGAATCTGGAGTACCCTCGTTTGAAGAAGAAAAAGATCAAAATCGATGGAAACTTTCAGATCACAGATGAAATCATGAAGGATTTCTATAATTACCTCGATTCTGTAAAGTTTAACTACCAGAGTCTTTCTCAGCTCCGTTATGAGGAATTCAAGCTGGGTACTGGATTGAAGGATACCACAGATTCTACCGGTAAGAGTATCTCTATCTACCCTGAGAAGCCCAATTGGTCTCAGTCGGAACTCGAGGAACTGAAAAAGATATCATCAAAGCTGGATTCGATTCTCACGGTTGAAAGCAAGAGGTCACTCTCGGAAAACGAGTCGGAGATAAAGAGATATCTTCGTGAGGCTCTGCTTGTGCGGGAATTCGGCCAGGACCATGAAATATATTATCGATCGAAACTTACTGAGGATGAGCAGATGAAGGCGGCAATAAATATACTGGTTGATACAAACACTTACAGTAAATTGCTCAATCCTAAGGCAATAAAGCAGGCAGAGGTAAAAAAGTAG
- a CDS encoding dTMP kinase yields the protein MRGLFFTFEGIDGCGKSTQLKEIALRLERKGVPVLTTREPGGTPVAEKIREILISPENSEMVNECELFLYLAARAQHVREKIIPALQKGMIVLCDRFQEATFAYQGFGRGLSLSFLQQLNSFATDGLIPDRTFIFDVPVEISGQRMDQMKKKKDRLEQNGPEFYEKIRKGYLFMAEKQSGNCVLIDGCQEVSRISDQVWEEIAKLLG from the coding sequence ATGAGAGGGTTGTTTTTCACCTTCGAAGGGATTGACGGGTGCGGGAAGAGTACCCAGTTAAAGGAGATCGCTTTACGGCTTGAAAGAAAGGGTGTACCGGTGTTGACTACAAGAGAACCCGGTGGTACCCCTGTAGCGGAGAAAATAAGGGAGATACTTATCTCTCCGGAAAATTCAGAAATGGTAAACGAGTGCGAACTCTTTCTATATCTTGCTGCCAGGGCGCAACATGTAAGGGAGAAGATTATCCCAGCCCTCCAGAAGGGTATGATTGTGCTTTGTGATCGGTTTCAGGAGGCTACATTTGCATACCAGGGGTTTGGCAGAGGGCTTTCTCTTTCGTTTCTGCAGCAGTTAAACAGTTTTGCCACAGACGGGCTGATACCGGATCGTACCTTTATTTTTGATGTTCCGGTGGAGATCTCGGGTCAGCGGATGGATCAGATGAAAAAGAAAAAAGATCGTCTGGAGCAGAACGGGCCGGAATTTTACGAAAAGATCCGTAAAGGGTACCTTTTTATGGCTGAGAAACAGTCCGGGAATTGTGTGTTGATCGATGGATGTCAGGAGGTTTCCCGGATATCGGATCAGGTGTGGGAAGAGATTGCGAAACTTCTTGGTTAA
- the secA gene encoding preprotein translocase subunit SecA, producing MTLLDILGVIFGSKQDRDVKKILPVLMQVNSFRDAMRSLSDEQLKGKTAEFRQRLGQGETLDDLLPEAFSVFREATFRVLGEGKMVMDPVLKKEIPFMAHFDVQVMGAIVLHQGKIAEMKTGEGKTQVAAMAAYLNALSGKGVHVITVNDYLPRRDSEWMGRIFRFLGLTVGCLDITEPHSPERRQAYEADITFGTNNEYGFDYLRDNMASSPEHCVQRELNFAIIDEVDNILVDEARTPLIISGQVTRSNKEYDELKPRVAKLVNAQTQLVQRIIGEAEELLKQEGKEYECGFKMLIVKRGSPKNKRLARMLKEPGVAKYMKTVETDYLRERKLHEIDEELFYTIDESGHSAELTEKGRALVSGSNTDFFVVPDLAETVGEIDNDPSLSDDEKAARKEESHRQYAERSERIHSTSQLLKAYSLFERDVDYVVQDGQILIVDEFTGRILHGRRYSEGLHQALEAKEGVKVAGENQTLATITFQNFFKMYSKVAGMTGTAVTEAGEFNEIYKLDVVTIPTNRPQVRRDYNDEIYKTQREKYNAVVKEIKEMSELGRPVLVGTTSIEKSELLSKLLQRAGVEHEVLNAKHHAKEAAIVAQAGRLGAVTIATNMAGRGTDIVLGGNFEILSNHELLKEGIEPDELTLEEKRKKYAKLYEKTKEEHEKVVSLGGLHIIGTERHESRRIDNQLRGRSGRQGDPGSTKFFLSLDDDLMRIFGSERIAAIMDRLGAEEGEVISHSMVSRAIGNAQKRVEGRNFEIRKHLKEYDDVMNLQRMEIYGLRQRILRGEDLREEILDQIAACLEGIVLRHTREGKFPENWDLQSLYAEIQTTFGITYRIAEAEAGSKTQDSLFDDIWKLVKEKYQEKERRFGSAVMRQFERGVFLMVIDNLWKDHLYEMDHLKGGVQYRAYGQKNPLYEYQREGLKLFEELRDSIAKEVSNYIFRLEGVQQGPSRDVDHSRTVHSDFDIYSSAGVQSRGPESRAAQPQLITNRVSSPHTVVRSAVQAGRNDPCPCGSGKKYKKCCGAV from the coding sequence ATGACATTACTTGATATACTAGGTGTGATTTTCGGCTCGAAGCAGGACAGGGATGTAAAGAAAATCCTGCCTGTTCTGATGCAGGTAAACAGTTTCCGTGACGCAATGCGCTCTCTTTCCGATGAGCAATTGAAAGGAAAGACAGCTGAATTCCGACAGAGGCTGGGACAGGGCGAGACTCTCGATGACCTCCTTCCTGAAGCGTTCTCTGTGTTCCGTGAGGCAACATTCCGGGTACTTGGCGAGGGAAAGATGGTAATGGACCCGGTGCTTAAAAAAGAGATCCCGTTTATGGCCCACTTCGATGTACAGGTTATGGGTGCCATCGTGCTTCACCAGGGAAAAATTGCGGAGATGAAAACAGGGGAGGGAAAAACCCAGGTAGCAGCGATGGCTGCGTATCTGAACGCCCTGTCGGGAAAGGGTGTCCATGTTATAACTGTCAACGACTATCTTCCCAGACGTGACAGTGAGTGGATGGGGAGGATTTTCAGATTTCTGGGATTGACAGTAGGTTGTCTGGACATTACAGAACCTCACAGCCCTGAGAGACGGCAGGCTTACGAGGCTGATATCACTTTTGGAACAAACAATGAGTACGGCTTTGATTACCTTCGCGACAATATGGCTTCCTCTCCCGAGCATTGCGTGCAGAGAGAGCTCAATTTTGCCATAATTGACGAGGTTGACAATATTCTTGTTGACGAAGCGAGAACCCCCCTGATTATTTCCGGACAGGTAACAAGATCAAACAAGGAATACGATGAACTGAAGCCGCGGGTTGCAAAGCTGGTCAATGCGCAGACCCAGTTAGTCCAGAGAATTATCGGTGAGGCAGAGGAGCTTTTAAAGCAGGAAGGCAAAGAGTATGAGTGCGGCTTTAAAATGTTGATCGTAAAGAGGGGCTCACCTAAAAACAAGCGGCTTGCCAGAATGCTTAAGGAACCCGGTGTGGCAAAGTACATGAAAACCGTGGAAACCGATTATCTGCGCGAAAGGAAACTCCACGAGATCGATGAGGAGCTTTTTTACACAATCGATGAATCGGGGCACAGCGCAGAGCTTACCGAAAAGGGACGTGCGCTTGTAAGCGGAAGCAATACTGATTTCTTTGTAGTTCCCGATCTGGCTGAGACCGTAGGGGAAATCGACAACGATCCATCACTCAGTGATGATGAAAAGGCGGCAAGGAAAGAAGAGTCGCATCGTCAGTACGCCGAACGTTCTGAGAGAATACACAGCACAAGTCAGCTTTTAAAAGCGTATTCTCTTTTTGAGCGTGATGTCGATTATGTGGTGCAGGATGGCCAGATACTGATAGTGGATGAATTTACCGGGCGTATTCTTCATGGCCGGCGCTACAGCGAAGGACTGCATCAGGCCCTGGAGGCCAAAGAGGGAGTGAAGGTAGCTGGTGAGAATCAGACCCTGGCCACTATTACATTTCAGAATTTTTTCAAGATGTACAGTAAAGTTGCGGGAATGACCGGTACTGCTGTGACAGAAGCCGGGGAGTTCAATGAAATCTACAAACTCGATGTAGTGACTATTCCCACAAACCGTCCGCAGGTCAGACGCGATTACAATGACGAAATATACAAAACACAAAGAGAAAAGTACAATGCGGTTGTCAAAGAGATTAAGGAGATGAGTGAGCTTGGAAGGCCTGTTCTGGTCGGCACCACATCGATTGAGAAATCAGAGCTTTTAAGCAAGCTTCTGCAGCGTGCGGGAGTGGAGCATGAGGTCTTGAATGCCAAGCATCACGCCAAGGAAGCCGCTATAGTGGCTCAGGCAGGAAGGCTTGGCGCAGTCACTATTGCCACAAATATGGCGGGACGTGGTACAGACATTGTTCTGGGTGGTAATTTCGAGATCTTGTCAAACCATGAACTTCTCAAAGAGGGGATTGAACCTGATGAACTGACTCTTGAGGAGAAACGTAAAAAGTACGCCAAACTGTATGAAAAGACAAAAGAGGAGCATGAAAAAGTAGTCAGCCTCGGTGGACTTCACATAATCGGAACAGAGCGTCATGAGAGCCGCCGTATAGACAATCAGTTAAGAGGACGTTCCGGCCGCCAGGGAGATCCGGGATCTACAAAGTTTTTCCTCTCTCTCGATGACGATCTGATGAGAATTTTCGGCTCTGAGAGGATTGCTGCAATCATGGATCGTCTGGGAGCCGAGGAGGGAGAGGTGATCTCCCATTCGATGGTTTCTCGCGCAATAGGAAATGCTCAGAAGAGAGTCGAGGGGCGGAATTTCGAGATCAGAAAGCATCTTAAAGAGTACGATGATGTGATGAATCTCCAGAGGATGGAGATCTATGGTTTACGTCAGAGAATATTGCGTGGTGAAGACCTGAGAGAGGAGATCCTTGACCAGATCGCAGCCTGTCTGGAGGGGATAGTACTGAGGCATACCCGAGAGGGGAAGTTTCCTGAGAACTGGGATCTTCAGTCACTTTACGCAGAAATTCAGACTACTTTCGGAATTACATACAGGATCGCTGAAGCGGAAGCCGGGAGTAAGACACAGGACAGCCTCTTTGATGATATCTGGAAGCTTGTAAAGGAGAAATACCAGGAGAAGGAGCGCAGGTTCGGTTCAGCAGTAATGCGTCAGTTCGAACGCGGTGTTTTTCTCATGGTAATTGACAATCTCTGGAAAGATCATCTCTACGAGATGGATCATCTCAAGGGTGGTGTGCAGTACAGGGCTTACGGCCAGAAAAATCCTCTTTACGAGTATCAGCGGGAGGGTTTAAAGCTTTTTGAGGAGCTTCGTGACAGCATCGCAAAAGAGGTTTCAAATTACATATTCCGTCTGGAGGGTGTCCAGCAGGGACCATCACGGGATGTAGATCACTCCAGGACAGTGCACAGCGATTTTGACATCTACTCCTCAGCTGGTGTTCAGTCAAGAGGTCCCGAATCCCGTGCCGCTCAGCCGCAGCTTATTACCAACCGGGTTTCATCACCTCATACTGTGGTCAGGTCAGCGGTGCAGGCCGGACGTAATGATCCTTGTCCCTGCGGCAGTGGCAAGAAGTACAAGAAATGTTGTGGTGCAGTATGA